A portion of the Epinephelus moara isolate mb chromosome 4, YSFRI_EMoa_1.0, whole genome shotgun sequence genome contains these proteins:
- the LOC126389517 gene encoding uncharacterized protein LOC126389517, producing MVLRESQLFKKAHLLPKHVPDISGTPVNFFVLGDPAYPLLEWLMKGYTHTSALTPQEESFNIYLSAARTAVEIAFGRLKSRWRVLLKRSDLHFTFTPFVAVTCCALHNFCEREDEILNPTWMEEAASMERTRPQPVAQPHLPSGSADEAVRRVLTQYMASNFPLLMQEL from the exons ATGGTGCTCAGGGAATCTCAGTTGTTCAAGAAGGCACACCTTCTTCCCAAG CATGTTCCGGACATCAGTGGAACACCTGTCAATTTCTTTGTGCTTGGTGACCCAGCCTACCCCCTATTGGAATGGCTCATGAAAGGGTATACCCACACTTCTGCTCTCACCCCTCAGGAAGAGTCCTTCAACATCTACCTCAGTGCTGCTAGGACAGCAGTCGAGATTGCATTTGGGAGGTTGAAGTCAAGATGGCGGGTTCTTCTTAAGCGGAGTGACCTTCACTTCACCTTCACACCGTTCGTTGCGGTCACTTGCTGTGCTCTGCACAATTTCTGTGAGAGAGAAGATGAGATTCTCAACCCAACCTGGATGGAAGAGGCAGCTTCCATGGAGAGAACCAGGCCCCAGCCTGTAGCACAGCCACACCTTCCATCAGGCAGTGCAGATGAAGCTGTTAGGAGAGTCCTCACACAGTATATGGCCAGCAATTTCCCACTTCTTATGCAAGAACTATGA